acaatatcatgtcatctgcaaaataatTCTGTTAATAGAATTTGAATCCCAAATCGGAACTTTTGCTTTAATTTCCCTTACATTTGGAATATTGGTTAAATGTATATTCAAAAGGGAAATGAGATTTGAAAATTAATCATTGTAAATatcaagtattaaaaaataagaatcagATTTATTCTGTGCTTACTCCATAAGTGTACTTTATAATTGcttgtttaatcttcacaataaccacTTGAGAGAAGTACTATTATTTCACAGATGAACATGAAAGGTATACATTTTAGCTATTCCTAATGGGAATACGCTTGTCATTATGACAAATTATGGCAGGTTGGGGATATAAGtggaagtatttttatttcttctgaattTATCTCATTTTGAATTATTAGGAAAGTTTCATGAAAAACTAGGGGGAATctgttaattattttaaagttttcataaaaATCATAAGTTGTTAGGTGTTCATGCATCTGTACCATAGACGTggatattttaaagataagacaGTACCAACAGTGATAACTTGCTAAAGGAAGAAGGTTTATTGAATACGAAGAATTGACAACATTTTCTGTAGGGTAATCAAATGGGTCATCATATTTATATGTGCCATTCTTCTAGATGAATGGAAATATTCCACCACTGATTGCCCAGATAGAGATTATATTTCAGTAAAAGAAAGACAACAGGACAGACATTTTTCTTAGACTTGCTCGTTTTCCTAGACAGATATATAATGCTTTCTCTTCTTGGAGACTATTTAGCATATTCTCGTTCTTGTGTCTCAGATTAATTGATTTGAGATTTCTCTTCCAGGGAGTGGAGCCTGGTGGTAAGTATTTTGCTGCGTTGGTCTACTTCCTCAAGAACTTTCTTAACCACTATGGCTTTGGCCAGATCtaaaaaattagatttaaaagGAGATTTTAGAGAGTTGGAAAAGGTGAGTAAGatagctaaaatgtggaagcaacccaagtgtgcatcaatggatgaatggataaaaaaatatggtacatacacacaatggaatattattcagccttaaaaaggaaggaaaatctgaCACatactacaatgtggatgaatcttgaggatattatgctaaatgaaataagtcagtcacaaaaatataaatattgtatgattccacttatatgaggtacctaaagtagtcaaattcatagaaagagaaagtagaatggtggttgccagggactaggggaggagggagtggggagCTATTAgtaggtatagagtttcagttttgcaagatgaaaaagttctagagatggatggtggtgatggttgcataactatgaatgtacttaatgccaccaaactgtacacttaaaatggttaagatagtaaattttatggtctgtgtattttgctacaataaaaaactgaaaaaagatgAATAAGGAATTATATCAATTAAAAGaatgatataatttttatataagatGGACAATAAAGTAAGCACAAATACTTAGTCTTATTTTTAGTGAATTTTGATTTCTTGGTTAGCTGAAAACATGGTGAATTTATACTTTGTTTAAAATTAGCATATATCATTGAAGTTAGACATCCATCACAGATTGATATCTACTACAAATCTTTACTATATGTGTCCTCACTAAACTGGGGGAATATGAAAACAATCAAGCTATGCATTGAAAATGAAGTACTGTAGCATAAAAacacaatttcattttaattacctTTGACTTGATTTCCCACATTTCCAGATCCATAATCTTTAGACCTGTAACCTCCAGACTTGCAAGTGCTGtgaacacatattttttaaaacatcaggACAGACAGTGATTCAGAGAGAATTTATGTTCAAACAGATTTCATTACACCTTCCCTGTAAATTATTTTACCTACCCATCATCTCCACCGATGAGGAGGCAGTAGGTCTCAATCTCTTTCTCCAGGTGCACCTTGATGTCGAGGAGCTGCTCGTACTCGAGCTTCTGGCCCTCGGTCTCGGTTCTGACCTGGTGCAGCTGCTCTTCCAGGGCGCCGATCTGAGCCTGGATCTGGGCGAGCTGCGCGCAGTAGTTGCCTTCGGTCTCGGTCAGGGAGCACTCCAGGGAGTGTTTCTGTCCAGAAACAATAAAGGAACtgagacagacatacagatatgCAGAAATTTGCTTTGACCATATGACTTTCTCCTCTTGTTAATTTTTCCTATGAATATTTAAGATTTCACACTTAACTGAGAAAACTCTATGACactaaaaaatgagcaagtcTTTCATTTTGGTAGAATGAGCATAAGTCGTTGATGTTGCTATTTTAGCTGTTCTATATAAAATCTATTCTTCCTTTATGTTTTAAGttaattacataaaaatacatatggatATATTCTCAACATGGTTAAAGGGCTTTACAACCAACTGGCATGTACAGTATTTAAAATGGTAGCCTAGGAGACGGTAATAATGGTATAAAAACAGTCCTTTTCATACCGTGGCTAAGAGAGACTGAAGTTCAATTTCTAGGGTTTGGAGGTTGCGCTTCATCTCAGTCAGCTCATTCCGGGCTGAGGTTGTGGCTCCAACATCCTCGGAGATCTGCTGCTGCAGTGAAGCGCTCTGAAAAGGTAGAAGCGAGGGAGCAAATCTTAGCTTCGTGAACATCACTAAGATGCAGCGGGGTTGTTTTATGGACAAGACTCACCTTTTCGTTGAACCAGGCCTCCGCGTCCCTGCGGTTCTGCTCTGCCAGGTCTTCGTACTCAGCGCGCATGTTGTTCAGCAGAACCGTGAGGTCCACCCCGGGCGCCGCGTTCATCTCCACGTTCACGTTGCCTCCGGCCGCGCACTGCAGAACTTGCATTTCCTGGAGGCAGAAGAGTTCTCAGCTCAGGTATGCAGGGGCCACAGAGAGAGTCTGGAAGCTTAGCCTTGGAAGGCTTCTTAGAGTTCAACTGTTTCCACCTCCCTGGCTGTGTAGTTACCCGCACCCCCGCAACATTTTGTTATTTCCCGTCTCATGAAGTGGCCTGTGTCACCTGGAAGAGCTTTAATTGCTCCAGAGCTCTTCCTTATGGTGGAGCAATCGCCTGCTTTTATAATCCTGATTCATCTGCTGCACGGAAAATATCTTAATTCCTTTTCCAAATGAAAGTccttaagatatttaaaatgaattttccatAATCTCATATTCTATTCATTTATAGCTGAAATGACTGCACTTTGGTGGACTGGTCTCCATTCCACTTACAGACCAGCTCTGGTGTATTCTTGGCTCAGCTGTATCCTGAATGCAGCAGGAGCCTGGTGGAAGGGTGGGGTCTGAGCATTCTAAATGattggaaataaatatttatgtttacaCATTtacaattatttataattataaacatttatttatttataattagtaAAAGAAGAACACCACCCTCTAAAGAATTCTAGCTGCCTATTAAGTTATTTAGCTTATGTAGGGACATTATAGTGTAATGGTCTTTGATATCAGATGCATCTCAGTGAATTctggttctttttgtgtcctgaTGAACTTGGGAAAGATGCTTAACTTGTTCAAGTTTcggttttcttatctgaaaactgAGGCTAAAGAAAATCCTTCTTGGATTGTTTTTGGATTTTATGTGAAATTACTATGAGTAATAGGACAAGCATACAACCTGGCATATAAATGCTAAATAACTGCTAGTTACTATGATTAGCATCACCATCATAGAAGCTGAAATCAGTTTGTAGTTGACGTCTACATATTATTCCACCTGAGGTGTGTGCTGCTGGGACCCGTGAATCAGCTGAGATTGTGGGTGGCGCTGATCAGCTGATGCCTCTGCTGCAGAGACTCTCCCCCTCCCATGTCCCTGGCCCTGGATTGGTCCTGAAGGCGAAAATGAGGCTTTCTTTCATCCCTGCCCCAAGGCCCTCAGGTAGTTTCTTCCCTGTTGGTCCCTGTAGCTACTCTGTCTCCAGATGTGGTTATTCTGAGGATTTAGTGAAAACTTCTCCAGtttaagtagaaaaaagaaaaagacaaaaacgaCGCATGTGGGTTTGCCTGTAAGTGAGgcgttaaaaaaaaatcagttgcatcCAATTCATCAAAAATGTATTGAGTATAACTACCATGGGCTATAACCATACTTGAACCTGTATAGCCATATAAATGTTCTTCTTTAAGTAGTTGTGTTTACAAGATAGCCTCACGACTTATCAGGTAGCATTCTTAGCTTGATCTCTTGCTTTAAGTATTTGGCTTGACTACAGAAGTCTTTTGACTGTTCAAAAATACCAAATTCATTTTCAAAGCACAAAGATTTGCTCCGAAAACAGCGATTCTGAAAATAATCCCAGAGCTGTGTCTGGAGTAGTGCTGGAGCATCCAGTTTCAAATCCAGCTTCTAATGCTGACCGTTTTAGAAGCATACTATTTATCTGCAGGTGTAAATTTTGACACAACAACTTAATTTCAGTCTCATTTTTATGGCCGTACCTTTGAAGAATATGTATTCAGTATCTGTACTTAATGCATGCATGAAGTAAATGTTTAAGGGCTTTAAATCTGCCACTGCTGAATTTCTAAATAGAtatttacatttagttttctTAGGATGTCCTTAAAGCGTATTTATGGTATCTAATTAGATGTAATCTCCTAAATGGGCCACTTCAACTTAGCTATAATTACCTAACCAAACACTGCTCTTGTTTTTCCTGTGGGAAACGTGGGGCAGCACCAATGAATCTGTACAAATGCTTCACCATTTCTAAAGACCAATTTCTAATTTAAGACGTCAAGTATGTTATCTCTTGTCAGATGCTAGCATCTACAGAGGGATAGCAAAATGTACACAGACCGTCGGCTCCTACCTCCTTGTGATTCTTTTTGAGGTAAGTCATCTCCTCGCTCAGGGTTTCATACTGAATCTCCAGGTCCGTTCTGCACAATGTTATTTCATCCAGAACTCTGCGCAGCCCGTTGACGTCACTCTCAACACTCTGGTGAAGGGCCAGCTCGTTTTCGTACCTTCAAGGGTGTTAAAGTATTTCCAGTTTGTCATATGGCTGAGGGAGTCACCAATCAATGATCAAATGCTAGAGTTCTGGAATTTTGAAGCGGCAGATTTGGCCACAAGAGACATTTTCAAAGTTTGTATAATAACAATTACTTTCCTTATTTCGAGG
The sequence above is a segment of the Manis pentadactyla isolate mManPen7 chromosome 4, mManPen7.hap1, whole genome shotgun sequence genome. Coding sequences within it:
- the KRT25 gene encoding keratin, type I cytoskeletal 25, translating into MSLQLPSGPRRACPRSTTGSLRLSTGAAGFGAGNACSMPGIGSSFSCAFGGSSSGGVAGGSSPCAGFTVNEGGLLSGNEKVTMQNLNDRLASYLENVRALEEANSDLEQKIKGWYEKYGPGSCRGLDHDYSRYFPVIDDLKNQIIISTTSKANAVLQIDNARLTADDFRLKYENELALHQSVESDVNGLRRVLDEITLCRTDLEIQYETLSEEMTYLKKNHKEEMQVLQCAAGGNVNVEMNAAPGVDLTVLLNNMRAEYEDLAEQNRRDAEAWFNEKSASLQQQISEDVGATTSARNELTEMKRNLQTLEIELQSLLATKHSLECSLTETEGNYCAQLAQIQAQIGALEEQLHQVRTETEGQKLEYEQLLDIKVHLEKEIETYCLLIGGDDGTCKSGGYRSKDYGSGNVGNQVKDLAKAIVVKKVLEEVDQRSKILTTRLHSLEEKSQIN